In Synechococcus sp. KORDI-52, one genomic interval encodes:
- a CDS encoding class II fumarate hydratase: MINATLDRTENPMTQPFRVETDSLGGVEVASAAFWGAQTQRSLQNFAISDERIPLEIIQALAWIKRSCATVNGEHALLSPQQVELICTAADAIAAGEHNDQFPLRVWQTGSGTQTNMNINEVISNLASQASGNALGSHHPVHPNDHVNRSQSTNDVFPAAIHVAAAKQLKDGLLPALDALVQALDVKALAWMPIVKIGRTHLQDAVPLHLGDEVAAWRDQLKQAQAWLEDCLVSLGDLPLGGTAVGTGLNTPPGFRHAVAEELSRVAGVKVRPADNLFAVMAGHDALVHAMGQLRLLAVALLRIANDVRLLGCGPRAGLGELRLPANEPGSSIMPGKINPTQCEAMAMVCTQVIGLDGAVAAAGAGGHLQMNVYKPLIGFNLLQSIRMLKDAMTSFRQNLVEGLEPDREQIQGFVDRSLMLVTALTPSIGYEKASAIAQHAHHRGLTLKQAALELGHITEADFDQQVNPQAMAAPDA, translated from the coding sequence ATGATCAACGCAACGCTCGATCGCACCGAAAATCCGATGACGCAGCCGTTCAGGGTTGAAACCGACAGCCTGGGGGGCGTCGAAGTGGCATCAGCGGCGTTCTGGGGAGCCCAGACCCAGCGGTCGCTTCAGAACTTCGCGATCAGCGACGAACGAATCCCGCTCGAGATCATCCAGGCCCTGGCCTGGATCAAGCGCTCCTGCGCCACGGTGAACGGCGAGCATGCGCTTCTGAGCCCTCAACAGGTTGAGCTGATCTGCACGGCGGCCGATGCCATTGCCGCTGGCGAGCACAACGATCAGTTCCCGCTTCGGGTCTGGCAGACCGGAAGCGGAACCCAGACCAACATGAACATCAACGAGGTGATCAGCAATCTGGCGTCTCAGGCCTCAGGCAATGCCCTCGGCAGTCACCACCCCGTGCATCCGAATGACCACGTCAATCGGTCGCAATCGACCAATGATGTGTTCCCCGCTGCCATCCACGTTGCCGCGGCCAAGCAGCTGAAGGATGGTCTGCTGCCTGCGCTCGATGCCCTGGTGCAGGCCTTGGATGTCAAAGCCCTGGCCTGGATGCCAATCGTCAAGATCGGCCGCACCCATCTGCAGGATGCGGTGCCGCTGCATCTTGGCGATGAAGTGGCCGCTTGGCGGGATCAACTCAAACAAGCCCAGGCTTGGCTGGAGGACTGTCTGGTCAGCCTCGGCGATCTCCCCCTTGGGGGCACCGCCGTGGGCACGGGGTTGAACACGCCGCCGGGCTTCCGCCATGCCGTTGCCGAGGAGCTGAGCCGGGTCGCTGGCGTCAAGGTCCGTCCCGCTGACAACCTCTTCGCCGTCATGGCCGGCCATGACGCCCTCGTTCATGCCATGGGGCAGCTTCGCCTGCTGGCGGTGGCTCTGCTCCGCATCGCCAACGACGTGCGTCTGCTGGGATGCGGTCCCCGAGCTGGGCTGGGCGAGCTGCGGCTGCCCGCCAACGAACCGGGAAGCTCGATCATGCCGGGGAAAATCAACCCCACCCAGTGCGAGGCCATGGCCATGGTCTGCACCCAGGTGATCGGGCTCGATGGCGCCGTCGCGGCCGCCGGCGCCGGCGGCCATCTGCAGATGAACGTCTACAAGCCCTTGATCGGCTTCAACCTGTTGCAGTCGATCCGGATGCTCAAGGACGCTATGACCAGCTTCCGCCAGAACCTAGTGGAGGGCTTGGAGCCCGATCGCGAGCAGATTCAGGGGTTCGTTGATCGCTCCCTGATGCTGGTCACCGCCTTGACCCCGAGCATTGGTTACGAGAAAGCGAGTGCCATTGCTCAGCATGCCCATCACCGGGGGCTGACGCTGAAGCAGGCAGCCTTGGAGCTTGGCCACATCACCGAAGCCGACTTCGATCAGCAGGTGAATCCCCAAGCGATGGCCGCTCCGGACGCCTGA
- a CDS encoding DUF1997 domain-containing protein has product MQVHRSHALAVQLPDASLAQLQRYLSQPARPMKALLNRKKVEQLEDGRFLYVSRPYQLLNVQLQPEVVFRTHWDGAQLSIVFEDCKIDGLGQLQGPAEFQCQAWIRPEQERLIARADLSLELSPRGAGAFLPKPLLHRTGDLALSLVMDRLEKRCRNGLMKGALKWVARHP; this is encoded by the coding sequence GTGCAGGTTCACCGCTCCCATGCCTTGGCTGTACAGCTGCCCGATGCATCCCTGGCCCAGCTGCAGCGCTACCTGTCGCAGCCTGCACGACCGATGAAGGCGCTTTTGAACCGTAAAAAAGTGGAGCAGCTGGAGGATGGCCGTTTTCTCTACGTCTCGCGGCCTTATCAATTGCTCAATGTGCAACTCCAGCCCGAGGTGGTGTTCCGCACCCACTGGGATGGTGCCCAACTCAGCATCGTGTTTGAGGACTGCAAGATCGATGGACTCGGACAGTTGCAGGGACCGGCTGAGTTTCAGTGCCAAGCATGGATCCGTCCCGAACAGGAGCGCCTGATTGCCAGGGCAGATCTCAGTCTTGAACTGTCTCCAAGGGGAGCAGGGGCCTTTTTGCCGAAGCCGCTGTTGCACCGCACGGGTGATCTTGCCTTGAGTTTGGTGATGGATCGATTGGAAAAGCGTTGTCGCAACGGATTGATGAAAGGTGCTTTGAAGTGGGTTGCACGCCATCCATGA
- a CDS encoding ABC transporter permease, with protein sequence MNFFRKLYSSIWRQVAIVLAIATYQNDRKSTGTSIGAWESIVSPLQIMLFFIAMRVGFSFLRGQNRFAAGGSTDMYFNIVIFIVSGFALAFIFRQGAIKPLSGLKLRAPLYYRRIRPLDILLALLVNDIRAISTISLALLGLVWCFTWSFQLDSPGLAFIVYMLTIVLAIGFGICLVFIGQWNKWITRIIKRLLQRIIIFTSGIFFATFELPAYTRPYITWNPILHAVELFRYAMNNEYPIPDISLSYLVWCSTITLGFSLILYRTNEYLLLEASDD encoded by the coding sequence ATGAATTTTTTCCGCAAACTTTACAGTTCAATTTGGCGTCAGGTTGCCATTGTTCTCGCCATTGCCACCTATCAGAATGATAGAAAATCAACAGGCACTTCAATAGGGGCATGGGAGAGCATTGTTTCGCCATTGCAGATCATGTTGTTCTTTATTGCAATGCGCGTAGGCTTTAGTTTTTTAAGGGGCCAAAATCGATTCGCAGCCGGTGGGTCAACGGATATGTATTTCAATATTGTTATTTTTATCGTCTCTGGGTTTGCTCTTGCTTTCATCTTTCGGCAAGGGGCGATCAAGCCGCTTTCTGGCTTGAAATTAAGGGCACCCCTTTACTACAGAAGAATCAGGCCATTGGACATTCTTTTGGCCTTGTTGGTGAATGATATTAGGGCTATTTCGACAATTTCTTTAGCGCTTTTGGGACTGGTGTGGTGCTTCACATGGTCATTTCAGCTTGACAGCCCAGGCTTGGCATTCATTGTCTATATGCTCACGATTGTATTGGCAATTGGCTTTGGCATATGCCTTGTCTTCATCGGCCAATGGAACAAATGGATCACCAGGATCATTAAAAGGCTATTGCAAAGGATAATTATTTTTACGTCAGGAATATTTTTTGCTACTTTTGAGCTTCCTGCTTATACTAGACCATACATAACATGGAATCCTATTCTCCATGCGGTAGAGCTTTTCAGGTATGCAATGAATAACGAATATCCCATTCCGGATATTTCTCTCTCTTATTTGGTCTGGTGTTCAACGATTACGCTCGGCTTTTCGTTGATTCTATATCGAACAAACGAATACTTGCTTCTTGAGGCTAGTGATGATTGA
- a CDS encoding sugar ABC transporter — translation MTESIKPSSSPSSFEDESPSSFLIPSPLAPDQQTPAWRERLNGIAKPKILLTAFLATSALYCFVIGRDRYTAVSEFVIQQALPLEGGSASVLAGSASAPQVLTSLVDGQYLQVYLESSAVKNRLFPNGKTLEQDYRPRFPDLWAGLSSNSSVPEQLNFYRKQLSATPQPLSGSVILRTSGFSPEQAFNLNNELLKQSRLFVNEVNQSINADQNKFAREEVQLAENNLKEAKNKLEAFRKKNGNLSVETEQAAASSFISGLESQLVELKVEEAALRRQYRDPNAPEVAFVADQVKELEVQIRAERSRAVSENGRDLNALVLEEAGLISDVEFATETLQTARLAADNSRRESIRQLKFVVVLSQAQMPVEADSNWRWQAFLGSVGIIVVAWGVGGFILNAMRKG, via the coding sequence ATGACTGAATCCATCAAGCCCTCCAGCTCTCCATCATCTTTCGAGGATGAGTCGCCGTCGTCATTCTTGATCCCCAGTCCTCTGGCTCCTGATCAGCAAACACCGGCTTGGCGCGAGCGGCTGAACGGGATTGCAAAGCCGAAGATATTGCTAACAGCTTTTTTGGCAACTTCGGCGCTCTACTGTTTTGTGATTGGTCGTGATCGATATACAGCTGTTTCCGAGTTTGTGATTCAGCAGGCTTTGCCCCTTGAGGGAGGATCGGCTTCGGTGTTGGCGGGATCAGCATCGGCCCCCCAGGTGTTGACCTCTCTGGTGGATGGTCAGTATCTTCAGGTTTATCTTGAATCTTCTGCTGTCAAAAATCGCTTGTTCCCTAATGGGAAGACGCTTGAGCAGGATTACAGGCCTAGATTTCCGGATCTTTGGGCTGGATTGTCTTCCAACAGCTCTGTTCCGGAACAGCTCAACTTCTACAGAAAGCAACTGTCTGCAACCCCTCAGCCTTTGAGCGGTTCAGTGATTCTGAGGACATCCGGATTTAGTCCCGAACAAGCTTTCAATCTCAACAATGAGTTGCTGAAACAATCTCGACTTTTCGTTAATGAAGTTAATCAGTCTATCAATGCCGACCAAAATAAATTCGCCAGAGAAGAAGTTCAATTGGCGGAAAACAATCTTAAAGAAGCGAAAAACAAGTTGGAGGCATTCCGTAAAAAGAATGGCAACCTAAGTGTTGAAACTGAACAGGCTGCAGCAAGTTCGTTCATTTCCGGCCTTGAATCTCAGCTTGTTGAGTTGAAAGTGGAAGAGGCTGCACTTCGCCGTCAGTATCGAGATCCAAATGCACCTGAGGTTGCATTTGTCGCTGATCAAGTGAAGGAACTGGAGGTGCAGATTCGTGCAGAAAGGAGCAGAGCTGTCAGCGAAAATGGGAGGGATTTGAACGCTCTTGTGCTTGAAGAAGCAGGGTTGATTTCAGATGTTGAATTTGCGACAGAAACACTGCAAACAGCTCGGCTTGCAGCGGATAACAGTCGTCGGGAAAGCATCCGTCAGTTGAAATTTGTGGTTGTTCTCAGCCAAGCTCAAATGCCTGTTGAAGCCGACTCAAACTGGCGTTGGCAAGCATTTTTGGGATCGGTTGGGATCATTGTTGTTGCCTGGGGCGTGGGTGGATTTATTCTCAACGCGATGCGTAAGGGTTAA
- a CDS encoding rhamnan synthesis F family protein has translation MSGMPKQRRSLSPFSNATRKAFMRSASALGRSKILPRKLRNQLNRLGKDKHQNQPNNRRKKTTPELQEYIKSLQSEGTSKRIVRDFRELAHYAYVFDIEHYKSQLELEEAGKLQSIGDVILHYCTSGCREGIDPSNLFETENYLSKYPDVKASGLNPMVHCFKFGMNERRFSMDNIHFMRKMADIKRAEKSIENSIIDDLKGKRVGVFLHIFYPELGETIASYLKNIPCRIDVFISTKEDSIQILKHIFSQVDNAQKVEVRHFSNIGRDVAPFIVGFKDEIPNYDLILKLHSKKSPHSNALSGWFLHCLDNLIGSKTIAATNLKALQSPDIGIVYPVENYALSLGIKHDSCWGHEDGNYTKASPFLKRFNLDHITRDSQFRFPTGTMFWCKPDLLRPILDWNLSWHDFDEEGGQIDGTIAHSIERLIGLSTTEICNQKLLTTYCGYFLSKQHLTDKSIIEGRNKLKIQGFEKVIQFKSKELDPDWSLKNNTNPKSLHIHWVIPNFTPGLGGHMTIFRTIDYLERCGHQCTIWVHSELKGNDKPSRLSSLHKRVIDQAFIPLKTDQVYMLGNNQDDLDRVSGDIVIATDRMSTYPVLGMKKFQKRFYFVQDYEAYFFARGSSSILTEQSYASENNFSCICASPWLKQKMESFGNSAISFPLAVDHDVYHPDNTQKRSSHAIAFYVRRSTPRRLYELGLLALRALFDLGDYFEIITFGETDLPDLGIPVKVKHAGILEADDLANLYRQCTVGFVLSGTNYSLVPNEMMACGLPVVDIDAEHTRVSYQPETAVLAKATPADLASALSLLLNDSTFRARTTRAGLAATEHLNWDSSNKLVEAYIQESLPSAPTSQHLEPAVPLVTIVVPVYNGGAMLRAVVESCLAQDLDQPFEVLLIDSESSDGCLDGLPEDERLRLHKIRKKDFGHGRTRNLGVKLARGEYVAFITQDAIPANRMWLMNLIAPLQKDPGVAGVFGCHMAHTTHGQLTAHDLDQHFNRWIFRSHRQPIELEVGRQTSNGVVSSHERFYSDNNSCLRKSICETLPLPDVVYGEDQLWAREILRRGYKKAYASTAVVRHSHEYGFRETVIRANTEWHFYNQLLGEKLPSTKQEVLQMIERSCANDKKAQELYPDITNDDLISRRRLHFARACGYYLAAKGHGSLRP, from the coding sequence ATGAGCGGCATGCCTAAACAACGTCGCTCGCTCTCCCCTTTCTCCAACGCGACACGCAAGGCATTCATGCGCTCTGCTTCTGCATTGGGCAGATCAAAAATATTACCCAGAAAGCTTCGAAATCAACTGAATCGACTAGGGAAAGACAAACACCAGAACCAGCCCAACAACAGGCGCAAAAAAACAACTCCCGAATTGCAGGAATACATCAAAAGCCTGCAAAGCGAAGGTACAAGCAAGAGGATTGTTCGCGACTTCCGCGAATTAGCTCACTACGCTTATGTTTTTGACATTGAACACTACAAATCCCAACTCGAGCTCGAAGAAGCAGGGAAACTACAAAGCATCGGTGATGTGATTCTTCATTACTGCACATCAGGCTGCCGAGAGGGCATAGATCCGAGCAATTTATTCGAAACAGAAAATTACTTGAGCAAATATCCCGACGTCAAAGCGAGTGGGCTCAACCCGATGGTGCACTGCTTCAAATTCGGAATGAACGAACGCCGCTTTTCGATGGATAACATCCATTTCATGCGAAAGATGGCCGACATCAAACGAGCCGAAAAAAGTATCGAAAATTCCATTATAGACGATCTAAAAGGAAAAAGAGTTGGCGTTTTCCTGCATATCTTCTACCCTGAGCTTGGCGAAACAATCGCCTCATACCTTAAGAACATACCGTGCAGAATTGACGTCTTCATTTCCACAAAAGAAGATTCAATCCAGATTCTGAAGCACATTTTTTCTCAAGTCGACAATGCGCAGAAGGTTGAAGTCAGGCACTTTAGCAATATCGGCCGTGACGTTGCCCCATTCATCGTTGGCTTCAAGGATGAAATACCCAACTACGACCTCATCCTGAAGCTCCACTCCAAAAAAAGCCCCCACAGCAACGCCCTCAGCGGCTGGTTCCTCCACTGCCTGGACAACCTGATTGGCAGCAAAACCATTGCAGCCACCAACCTCAAGGCTCTTCAATCACCAGACATCGGCATTGTCTATCCGGTCGAGAACTATGCTCTCAGCCTCGGGATCAAGCACGATTCCTGCTGGGGCCATGAGGATGGCAACTACACGAAAGCCAGCCCCTTCCTCAAACGTTTCAATCTCGACCACATCACACGAGACAGCCAGTTCCGCTTCCCAACAGGAACGATGTTCTGGTGCAAGCCAGACCTGCTCAGGCCGATTCTTGACTGGAATCTCAGCTGGCACGACTTTGACGAGGAAGGCGGTCAGATCGATGGGACGATCGCCCATAGCATTGAACGCCTTATCGGGCTGTCAACAACTGAAATATGCAATCAAAAGCTGCTAACAACATACTGCGGGTACTTCCTTTCAAAACAACATCTTACGGACAAATCAATTATTGAAGGTCGAAACAAGCTGAAAATTCAAGGGTTTGAGAAGGTTATTCAATTCAAATCCAAGGAACTGGATCCAGATTGGTCACTCAAGAACAACACCAACCCTAAATCCCTACACATCCATTGGGTCATCCCTAATTTCACACCTGGCCTTGGTGGCCACATGACCATTTTCAGGACCATTGATTATCTGGAACGCTGTGGTCACCAATGCACAATCTGGGTTCATTCAGAGCTCAAAGGGAACGACAAGCCAAGTCGCCTCAGCAGTCTCCATAAGCGTGTCATCGACCAGGCCTTCATTCCACTCAAAACAGATCAGGTTTACATGCTGGGCAACAACCAGGACGACCTCGATCGCGTCAGCGGCGACATTGTCATCGCCACTGACCGCATGAGCACCTATCCCGTGCTTGGGATGAAAAAGTTTCAGAAAAGATTTTACTTTGTTCAGGACTATGAAGCCTATTTTTTCGCGCGAGGAAGCTCCAGCATCCTCACCGAACAATCCTACGCATCTGAAAATAACTTTTCCTGCATCTGTGCCAGCCCTTGGCTGAAACAGAAGATGGAAAGCTTTGGCAATTCGGCCATCTCTTTCCCCCTAGCAGTCGACCACGATGTTTACCACCCCGACAACACTCAGAAACGCAGCAGTCATGCCATTGCCTTCTATGTGAGGCGTAGCACGCCAAGACGACTCTATGAACTGGGGCTTCTTGCCCTGAGAGCTTTGTTTGATCTGGGGGACTACTTCGAGATCATCACCTTCGGCGAAACAGATCTACCCGATCTTGGAATTCCTGTGAAGGTGAAGCACGCTGGGATTCTTGAAGCCGATGACCTAGCCAACCTCTATCGCCAGTGCACGGTCGGATTCGTCCTATCGGGAACCAATTACTCCCTGGTTCCCAACGAAATGATGGCCTGCGGACTGCCCGTTGTTGATATCGATGCCGAACACACGCGGGTCTCCTATCAACCGGAAACCGCTGTCCTGGCGAAAGCGACACCAGCAGACCTTGCATCGGCCTTGAGCCTTTTGTTGAACGATTCGACATTCAGGGCACGCACCACAAGAGCAGGGCTCGCCGCCACTGAGCATCTCAACTGGGATTCCTCCAACAAATTGGTTGAGGCCTACATTCAGGAATCGCTTCCCTCCGCGCCAACATCACAACACTTGGAGCCAGCGGTGCCCCTGGTGACGATCGTCGTTCCCGTTTACAACGGGGGTGCAATGCTCAGAGCCGTTGTTGAGTCTTGTCTCGCACAGGATCTCGATCAGCCCTTTGAAGTGTTATTGATCGACAGTGAGTCCAGCGATGGATGCCTTGACGGGTTACCAGAGGATGAACGGCTCCGCCTGCACAAAATTCGCAAAAAGGATTTTGGCCATGGGCGTACCCGTAACCTGGGGGTGAAGCTTGCCCGAGGCGAATACGTCGCCTTCATCACGCAAGATGCTATTCCTGCGAATCGCATGTGGCTGATGAATCTGATCGCCCCCCTCCAGAAAGACCCCGGTGTGGCCGGTGTTTTCGGATGCCACATGGCGCATACCACCCATGGACAACTCACCGCCCATGATCTCGATCAACATTTCAATCGTTGGATTTTCAGAAGCCATCGCCAACCGATCGAACTGGAAGTAGGTCGACAAACCAGCAATGGTGTTGTCTCGAGCCATGAACGCTTCTACTCCGACAACAATTCTTGCCTAAGAAAATCCATTTGTGAAACTCTGCCTCTTCCAGACGTTGTTTATGGCGAGGATCAATTGTGGGCGCGTGAAATTCTCAGGAGGGGGTATAAAAAAGCCTATGCATCAACAGCAGTGGTTCGCCATTCCCATGAATATGGTTTCCGTGAAACCGTTATACGTGCCAATACAGAATGGCATTTTTACAACCAGCTCCTCGGCGAAAAGCTGCCTTCAACCAAACAAGAGGTTTTGCAAATGATTGAACGCTCTTGTGCCAACGACAAAAAAGCCCAGGAGTTATATCCAGATATCACCAATGATGACCTCATTTCACGCCGTCGGCTTCATTTTGCGCGAGCCTGTGGGTATTACCTGGCAGCCAAGGGGCATGGAAGCCTACGTCCTTGA
- the rfbB gene encoding dTDP-glucose 4,6-dehydratase, producing MVSSMPSASDLLGDRRRVLVTGGAGFIGGAVVRRLLRETTVTVFNLDKMGYASDLSSIEEVLSELGGAANDRHNLQQVDLTDAAAVEAAVQAADPDLVMHLAAESHVDRSISGPGVFIESNVNGTYNLLQAVRGHYEGLSGERQDAFRMHHISTDEVFGSLGSEGRFSETTPYDPRSPYSASKAASDHLVQAWHHTFGLPVVLTNCSNNYGPWQFPEKLIPVVTLKAAGGESIPLYGDGLNVRDWLYVEDHVDALLLAACKGKSGSSYCVGGHGERTNKEVVDAICTELDQSCPASAPHANLITPVTDRPGHDRRYAIDPSRISSELGWSPRHNVEQGLAETVRWYLTNQEWCTKVRQKAGYDGSRLGIKTTQGQACE from the coding sequence ATGGTTTCGTCCATGCCTTCCGCCTCCGACCTGCTGGGAGATCGCCGCAGAGTTCTGGTCACCGGAGGTGCCGGCTTCATCGGCGGTGCCGTCGTCCGCAGGCTGTTGCGGGAGACCACAGTCACCGTCTTCAATCTCGACAAGATGGGCTACGCCAGCGACCTGTCCTCGATTGAGGAGGTGCTGAGCGAGCTGGGGGGCGCGGCGAACGATCGCCACAACCTTCAGCAGGTGGATTTGACCGATGCCGCTGCCGTTGAGGCTGCGGTGCAGGCGGCCGACCCCGATCTGGTGATGCACCTGGCAGCGGAGAGCCACGTGGATCGATCCATTTCCGGCCCTGGTGTGTTCATCGAGAGCAACGTCAACGGCACCTACAACCTGCTGCAGGCGGTGCGGGGCCACTACGAAGGCTTGAGCGGTGAACGCCAGGACGCCTTCAGGATGCACCACATCAGCACCGATGAAGTCTTTGGTTCATTGGGCTCCGAAGGGCGCTTCTCGGAGACAACGCCCTACGACCCCCGCAGCCCCTACTCCGCCAGCAAGGCGGCCAGTGATCACTTGGTCCAGGCCTGGCACCACACCTTCGGCCTGCCCGTGGTGCTGACCAACTGCTCCAACAACTACGGCCCCTGGCAGTTCCCGGAAAAGCTGATTCCAGTGGTCACCTTGAAAGCGGCTGGCGGGGAGTCGATTCCGCTCTACGGCGATGGGCTGAATGTGCGGGATTGGTTGTACGTGGAAGACCACGTCGATGCCCTGCTGCTGGCCGCCTGCAAAGGCAAATCCGGCAGCAGTTACTGCGTGGGTGGCCACGGGGAACGCACGAACAAGGAAGTCGTTGACGCCATTTGCACAGAGCTTGATCAGAGCTGCCCTGCATCAGCTCCCCACGCCAATTTGATTACACCGGTCACAGACCGCCCAGGCCATGACCGCCGCTACGCGATTGATCCAAGCCGCATCAGTTCCGAGCTGGGCTGGAGCCCTCGCCACAACGTGGAACAGGGCTTGGCGGAGACCGTGCGCTGGTACCTGACGAATCAGGAGTGGTGCACCAAAGTGCGTCAGAAAGCGGGCTATGACGGCAGCAGATTGGGCATAAAAACAACGCAAGGCCAAGCGTGTGAATGA
- the rfbD gene encoding dTDP-4-dehydrorhamnose reductase, translating to MKVLLTGAGGQLGQALIASAPEGIDLVATSRQQLDLADPEACRSAVEQHQPDWVLNAGAYTAVDKAESEPDLAHAVNAGAPEAFARALDQQARGRLLQISTDFVFNGTQGTPYQPEQARDPLGVYGASKAAGEAAVQSIFGTEGRGLILRTSWVIGPVGKNFALTMLRLHRERDQLGVVADQVGCPTSTLNLAQACWQTLQIAGDSDLPAVMHWSDAGAASWYDVAVAVGQIGADVGLIDTPAAVQPITTADYPTPAERPAYSLLDCTATRSALDLNGEHWQQALKTVLQQFKTP from the coding sequence ATGAAGGTGCTGCTCACCGGAGCTGGCGGTCAGCTGGGCCAGGCTCTGATCGCTTCCGCCCCTGAGGGAATCGACCTGGTGGCCACCAGCCGTCAGCAGCTTGATCTGGCGGACCCTGAAGCCTGCCGCAGCGCCGTGGAACAGCACCAACCCGACTGGGTCCTCAACGCCGGTGCTTACACAGCGGTGGACAAGGCCGAGTCGGAGCCCGATCTGGCCCACGCCGTGAATGCCGGGGCACCGGAAGCCTTCGCCCGCGCTCTTGATCAACAAGCGAGAGGACGCCTGCTCCAGATCAGCACCGACTTCGTCTTCAATGGAACCCAGGGGACGCCGTATCAACCCGAGCAGGCCCGCGACCCTCTCGGTGTTTACGGGGCCAGCAAAGCTGCTGGAGAAGCCGCGGTCCAATCGATTTTTGGAACAGAAGGCCGGGGCCTGATCCTGCGCACCAGCTGGGTGATCGGGCCCGTAGGCAAAAACTTTGCCCTCACCATGCTCCGCCTCCACCGGGAACGGGACCAACTGGGTGTTGTCGCCGATCAGGTGGGCTGTCCCACAAGCACGCTCAACCTCGCTCAAGCCTGTTGGCAAACCCTTCAGATCGCAGGTGACAGCGACTTGCCAGCTGTGATGCATTGGAGTGATGCCGGCGCCGCCAGCTGGTACGACGTGGCGGTGGCCGTTGGCCAAATCGGTGCTGACGTGGGGCTGATCGACACGCCCGCAGCCGTTCAACCGATCACCACAGCGGACTACCCCACCCCTGCAGAACGGCCGGCCTATTCCCTCCTTGACTGCACCGCCACCCGATCCGCCCTGGACCTCAACGGCGAGCACTGGCAGCAAGCTCTGAAGACCGTGTTGCAGCAATTCAAAACGCCATGA
- the rfbC gene encoding dTDP-4-dehydrorhamnose 3,5-epimerase, whose translation MQLEQLNTPSGAVMQGPLLITPQAFGDDRGWFFESWNQHKFNEAVGESVLFSQDNHSRSIQGVLRGLHYQLAPEPQAKLVRASVGAIYDVAVDIRSGSPTYGAWIGAELSADNKCQLWIPEGFAHGFLTLSEVAEVQYKARGFWNKSCERAIVWNDPDLAIAWPIDRLQSAEVSLSSKDAKAAGFKVAAAAGDVFP comes from the coding sequence ATGCAGCTTGAACAACTCAACACACCGTCCGGCGCGGTGATGCAGGGCCCCCTGCTGATCACGCCCCAGGCCTTTGGCGATGACCGTGGCTGGTTCTTCGAAAGCTGGAACCAACACAAATTCAATGAAGCGGTGGGCGAATCGGTGCTGTTTTCGCAAGACAACCACTCCCGCTCGATCCAGGGTGTGCTTCGCGGACTGCACTACCAGCTCGCACCAGAACCCCAAGCGAAGCTGGTGCGTGCCTCGGTCGGAGCGATTTACGACGTGGCTGTCGACATCCGGAGCGGCTCCCCCACCTACGGCGCCTGGATCGGCGCCGAACTGAGTGCCGACAACAAATGCCAGCTTTGGATTCCCGAGGGCTTCGCCCACGGCTTTCTCACCCTCAGCGAGGTGGCTGAGGTGCAATACAAGGCGCGCGGGTTCTGGAACAAATCCTGTGAACGGGCCATCGTCTGGAATGACCCGGATCTGGCCATTGCCTGGCCGATTGATCGGCTGCAGAGCGCCGAGGTAAGCCTCTCAAGCAAAGATGCCAAAGCAGCAGGGTTCAAAGTCGCTGCAGCAGCTGGAGACGTTTTCCCATGA